The Brassica oleracea var. oleracea cultivar TO1000 chromosome C7, BOL, whole genome shotgun sequence sequence GCTTTTTGACTGAGAGTAGATTACGTGCAATGTCTGGAACATATAAAACATTGTTTAATGACAGGGTACGAGAGTTAGAGGGAAGGAGAGATGAACCAGTGTTCTCAATCTCAAGGCCAGTGTCGTTGCCGATTTGAACTTCTTCTCCTCCATTGTAAGGACTGTGGAGAGAGAGATTCGAAAGATCAGATGTGAGGTGATGAGACGCCCCGGAGTCTAGAAGCCACGAGGCTGTGTCTGGTGCATGCATCATGGCGTTGTAAGCTTGCGGAGTTTTCGGATAGTAACCTCTGTTCTGTCCTTGGAAGCCATTGTTTGGGTTTGAGGACTGAGAAACGAGGCGGAACATAGGACAATTCTTGACACTATGACCTTGAGTGCCACACGCTTGACATCTCCCTATATACGGGCGAGAGGTCCTTTGTTGTTGTTGTTGTTGTTGTTGTGACGCAAACCGTGATAATTGCCACCGTTGTTCTGACGCCAGTTGGTTGGCCTCTGCTGAGCGACGTTGGCTGTGATCGGGAGTTGGGGTGATGAGCTTGTGGCGGCTGTGATAGTTAGCTCACGGTTGATGAGTTTCTCGTGGAGTTCAGCGAACGAGATGGGAGTATCACGACCGTGAATAACCTCTATGATGGCTTTGTAGTCATCGTTGAGACCATCGAGAACAATGTCAGTGAGATCTTCTGGATCCATGGCACTCCCAAGTAGAGCAAGGCCATCAGCTTTGGCTCGGATCTGCTGCATGTATTCATCAATCGATTTGGTTCCCTTGGTGCTCTGTTTCAGTTGTTGTTTGAGTTGCTTGATGTGTCCTCTTGTGGGTTTGGCATACGTCGAGGCAATGAGATTCCAAGCTTCGAGGGTGGATGTGGCTGTTGCTATGAGAGGCTGATGAGCCGTCTCAATGGATCCCATGATGTTGCTGTAGAGGAGAGTGTCTTGTCTCTGCCACAGAAGGAAGTTGGGATTGGTTTCATCGCGACCGTCATTGGTGATGATCTTCGGTGGCGGGGTGGTGGGGGGATCGATGAATTTCAGTAGATCATAACCACGCAGGAGTAATTTGATTTGAGCACTCCAGGTTATGTAGTTCATCGAAGTGAGTTTTGTCACGTTCACCATGTTAACGGAGACAAGCGTTGCTGTGGTATCAGCGTTGATAATCTCGGTGGCGTTGTGAGCCATGGAAAAGAGAGAAAGAGAGATTTGAGAAGAGTTTGATTGAGGTCCTTGAATAGGAGGCTCTGATACCATATAGGTTTATAATGTTTCTTGTATTATGAATGAGAATAGATCGTTGTTTATATATTACATCAAGAGAACCCTAATGAGTTATTAACAGAATATACGAGAATATATGATTGAGATACACGTATTAATGAGGTAGATATTAGTGTATCTCTATATGTTCCGCCCATTCAATTCCTGAAATTACATAAACCCCAAATGAATTTTAAGTTAACCCATCGAAAACACACAAATAATTACCATTTAGAAAATTTATTAACTGATCATTCAAACACAAACCTTTCCGTCCATCTCTAAGATTGCGGCATTAGCTGCACTCTCATCAGGGAAATTGACAAATCCAAACCCCCTTGACCTTCCGGTTTCCCTATCAACAATGACCTTAGAATCGATCACTTCACCGAAGTTGGAGAAAGCCTCCCTCAATGACTGGTCATCAGTCCCCCATGAGAGACCACCAACAAAGAGCTTGGTTGACATGTACAGGAGAGAACCGAGCATAGACTGAACGGGAACATTCCCGGTCTGAGAAACCGTACCTTGCCTCAACAGACCACCGAGATTTTTGCAGAAAGCCATTTCTGAAGAGTAAAGCTTTGAAACTAGGGTTTTGGTAAACTGAGAGGCAGAAAGGCCATGTGAATGAATGAAAAGACACAAATGTCTGAAACATCCATTTGGTGTTTTGTCTCCATATCATTTTCCAATAAATTCAAACAAAATTGCAGATTAAAACTAACTATGGGACATGTAATATGGTGCAAATCCGCCAACTTCATTAAGTCCACTTCATTGCAAAATGAAGGATGAGCTTAAACATCAATAATTCTTTTGTGGCGAAACAAGTTTTATCTCTTGAGTTTTTCAAACGCCAATATATATATTTTTTTTTTTGACAGCAAAAAAAAAAAAAAAAAAAATATTGAGTTTTTCAAACGCCAATATTTATTTGAAATACTAACGATTATATATAAGCTCAATGATAAGATTAAACCACACTGCGTGTAACGTGCAAAGAAGTGTTTTTTTTTTGTATCTAGGGTATTCGATCTAGATTTCGATTCGGCTTTGGTTTGGGTTTTTTCGGTTTTTCGGTATTTCAGTTTAAAAAAATAACTACCATATTAAAACCATATCTACTTCGGTTTGGTTAGGTTAATACACCAGTTTGTTCAGTTTTATACCAAAATACTAAAAACATATTTATCTTTTATAAAATTTTGTCTTTAATAACATTTTGTTTAAAAAATATTATTTAACTTTATAATTTTGTAAATTTTATTTTATATAATTAGATATTGGCTTGAATTTTTTTTTTTTTTGACAGCAAACATTTATAGACTCATGTTGACTCTGTAAACTAAATCGGTAACTCCGCATCCATGTGAATGACGAATGACGGTTGTTTCCTAGCACTGCGTGCTAAGCTATCCGCCCGTAGGTTCTCCGTCCAGGGTACATGAACGATGTCTGAGTTGAGGAAACTTCTTTTTAAAAGCTTAATGTCTTCCAGATAACTTTCAAATGCTAGCAATTCTTCTGGTTCTGAAACCATCTTCACCAATTGAGAACAATCCGTTGCAAACATTACCTGAAACTGTCTTAAATTTTTCATACATTCCATTGCCCAAATTAATGCATTCACCTCCGAATGAAGGGGTGAGAGACATGCCCTTACATTCATCGCCCCTAATAAACCATCAAAACCCGGTAAAATGCTATACCAGCCTTGCCCAGAAAATAAAACACGAAGATATTTAGATTTTTGAATAGACTATTTTATTATTTTATTTTACGATTTAAAATAATTAGTGAACCTATTAAGTTGATAAAAATAATATTTTCTATAGAATAAAAAATTAGTACTCCATAATATTATTAAATAAATATTATTACACATATATGTCAACAAAAAGTAAAAATTATGTTTTATTTAATTTGATAAAAATGAAAAAATAAATTTTTACTTAATACAAAATATTAAATCACTAAAATTAAAGTTTAAGTATGAAGATCATATCAATAAATAAATTATGTATATATATCAATTATATTATAGAATTTACATATAATTATACTACTATATTTTTATTAATCGGTTTATTCGGTTTGATTACCAAACAATATCCATTTACCACGGTTTCTTAAAAATGACATCCATTCAGTATATTTGGAATTAAAATATAAATTAAATTTCATTATTTTCTATAGATATTCATCATGCGCATGGTGCATATCCCTATCTAGTTATTATATATTTTCAGAGCTTTTTGATTTTAAGAGTCACAATTTGATAAAAGGAACAATATAGTTTTTTATGACCATGGCCTTTTTTCATCTCATTTTAATCTAAGGTAGCCGGGACTCGAACATAGATGACGGAACTCACAGCCGTGATTCCTTAACCACCAGGCCACAAGTGCCTGGTTGGAACAATATAAGAGACAGATTGGTTTAGAGATGATGGTATTTAATATATTGGAATCTGTTAGAATTAATTAAATGTATTGAATGTTATATAGTAAGAAAAATATAAGATAGGATAAAAAAAATAATTAGTTAATAAAATGGTGCAATAACCTTACCTTTCGTAAATATATTTTTTGGAACGATTTGTTTTTAATAGTATAGATTTAGTTTTTGTTTGTTGCTATTGAATTCAGAGGATAAAACAAAACAATCTATAATATAATGAGGCAGGTGCCTCATTCCTGAGCCGCCACGTCAGCAGGTAAGTGAGTCCCACTTTAAAAAAATGTGAAAAAGTGTCAAGCTTGTGACTCGAACCCGGATTATTGAGTTATAAACACCAACATTCATACCACTAAACTAAAGGATACTTTGTACATTGATAGCCTAAACTAATATATATTTATGAAGGTCGGAAACCTTTGCTTCTTCGGTTTTCTCTGTGGGACCCACACTTAATTTTTTTATCTAATGATTTAATAAATACTTTATAACTCACGTTTTGAAATGGACTTCGTTAAAAAAAGGCCCAATAGACCTCTTTGGTCTGTAAGCGTTCTCTTCAATGGAAGTTTAGGGCTTTCAATTTTTAATCATCGGTTCATGACTCATCTAAGAAACACAGATTGACTCTTTGAGTTCCATGACTCAGTTTATCTTCTTTAGTCTCTACATCTCCTCATCTTTAATAAATTCATCATTGGTTCTTTTATTTTGCCTGATAAATCATGATTGTGTGGTTTTAATTTTCTTTGGTTATCCTTAGCTTGCACCCTTTGATCAAACCAAGAAGAAGAAGAAGACATTTGTCGTTCAGGATGCCATCGAAGACTCAGCTGAGTCACACGGGAGGCATACTATCTGTTGCCTGATTGTTCAAGAAGAGTTTATGTAATGTGAAACATATTTGTTTCTTTTCATCAGTTGTTTGTTTAATCTTTTTTCTTGCAAATAATGATGGCTTTGACTGTTCATTTACGGGAGCAAAGAAGTAAAAGAAGAAGAAGCCAGTGAGTGTTTGACATTTTCTGTCTTCCTGAGCTTTTTTTTTCATTCATTAAACTTGGATTTTGAAGATTATGTGCCTCANNNNNNNNNNNNNNNNNNNNNNNNNNNNNNNNNNNNNNNNNNNNNNNNNNNNNNNNNNNNNNNNNNNNNNNNNNNNNNNNNNNNNNNNNNNNNNNNNNNNNNNNNNNNNNNNNNNNNNNNNNNNNNNNNNNNNNNNNNNNNNNNNNNNNNNAGAGGAAGAGGTGGATGGAATTGATCTGCACCAGCAACGTTACCTGTGGGAGGGAAGTGACATGGATTACTTATACGACGAGGTAAGCATATCATTAGATGGTTTGCGGTCCATCTTTGAGAGCCGTCGATTGTAAGTGTCTATCGTTTTGAAGTTGCACAACACTAAGATGTAAAGAATTACTACTCACGATTACCTTACTAGCAAAGTTCTTTTGCACAGCTATTATCAATGGAATTAACACTTGAAATTGATGGTGCTATATTTCATGTTCCAAATGCTAACGCAAGCTCCAATGTTGATTCTCAGCTTTAACATGCCAAAATCACAATGCAGTGGGTGTTGTAAGGTAATTCAGTAGGCACAAATGTTCAGTTGAAAAAAAAATTAAACTGTATTTATGCATCAAACTTATCATCCGTAACATAATAATATGTTTTTCTGTGCTAGGAACCGTTTGTAAATAAATGTCTCGGATGTATATGACTGCTTAGTTTGTTGCTTTTGACAGTGAAATCACTAAGCTTGCAATGTGTCAGGACANNNNNNNNNNNNNNNNNNNNNNNNNNNNNNNNNNNNNNNNCTTTTTCCTATTATGTTGGATGAATTATTTTAGATAACAAATATCGTAACAAAGCGCTGGCAATAACTCTAATAGATTTATATATACATTTAGAATTGGAAGTTTGGTGAGAACAGGAACAAGTACTTCTGTCACGCTATTGGACAGTTATACTCGCAACAGAGCACTGACAATAACTCTTAATAGATTTATATATACATTTAGAATTTGAAGTTTGGTAAGAACAGGAACAAGTATTTTTGTCGCGCTATTGGACAGTTATACGCCATTTCAAGAGAATCGATTTCTTATATTTCCCATAATCAGTAAGATTTTAACTGTTTTGTCTACTTTGCATTCATACCTCATTCTCCATCTAACTTCTCGGTGCTACTATATAATGATCAAGTCATTTTCTGAACAAATATGTAAGTGGGGATGTTACGTTGGGTGCTTGGTTTATTGGGCTTGGCTATACAAAGTCTGTTGTGACTCTAAAACTTTTACATCATTTAACATTGATTCTGGTACTTGGAATGCGCCTGTTTTTTGTTTGTTTGGGATTGAAATAGCTTATGGGTTTTCTAAATCAATATAATTGATTTGACTAAAGCTATCTTAGATGATAAAAAGAAGGATTTCAAGTTTAATAACTTCTACTTTAGACTTTAATTTCAACTAAATTATAATCAGTCTTTTATCCATATCATCTTAGTTATAAACGTAAGGATTTATTAGAATAAATAAACAGTTTCAACAATATTTAATATGTGATTTAATAAACAAAAGAACACGTAGGATTTTTAGGATTTAAAGAGATTGGAGACAATAGTTAATGAATATGAAAAGAATACGAAGAAGATGATGAAAAATGATTCGAGCAAGTTAGTGGCAACACAGAGCTAAGCGAAATAAAATATCAATCAATAAAGAATGAAAGAAGAATGAGCAGGGTTAAGTTATTACACAAGCCAAAACTAAGACAAATCAAACGACAGAACGTGAAAAAAAATGTAAACAAGACAAGAGGAGAGGGTGAAGATAAAATGCATTGAAACACTGAATGCTAGATTAGTAAGCAAGAGGCAAAAAGAGATTAAAATGCAAAAACTCCGGGCCTTGGCGCGGGTAACGATCCCTAGTTTTCTAAAATGTTAAACATTAAATCGGCTTTAGTCACTAAAATTAACTAATAAATTAGCTATAATAAAATTTAACCAACCGTAATATAAAAATTTTTCTCCCAGACACGGTTAGCGAGGAAAGTTTTTAACTTCGGGTTTTAGAAGACCTGCACTGAAACCTGCTATTGTCCACCAGTCATTAGACTGTTTTTTTTTTGAAAAGTTTCCTCTTTGGGAAGAAACCGTTGGATTCATCAACGCCCTGTAGTTTTTCACGCCGGGTTCTTCCTCCGACCATGGTCAGAGGGACCGCCGCCACCGCCAACACGCCGGAGAACAACGTAGCTTGAGTTCCAGACAAAGCTCCCAATACCGTTGGTGGTAGACCAAAGATTTCATCGAAAGTTTTCCCTAATGGTGATAAAGCTCCTAACAAAGTCTAGCGGGATTCCGCTCAAAAGATGAAGAGATTTGTTTCTACTCTGAAACTCAACCGATATAGATCCACATAACGGGGTTCGGTTTGGTTATCTT is a genomic window containing:
- the LOC106302311 gene encoding glycine-rich RNA-binding protein 2, mitochondrial-like, producing MAFCKNLGGLLRQGTVSQTGNVPVQSMLGSLLYMSTKLFVGGLSWGTDDQSLREAFSNFGEVIDSKVIVDRETGRSRGFGFVNFPDESAANAAILEMDGKELNGRNIRVNVANDRPSAPRAYGGGGYGGGGGDGGVY